The DNA segment CCGTGCACCCGGCGTTGCCTCTTCTTAACAATATTCTTATCTTATGATAAGATATCGCTGTTTTTTCGTGTGTGCGTTCGTTCGCTCACGTGTGTTTTCTTCCTGTTAAAATGTGAGAcgttacttattaattttttttttacgttttttgtCTGTTTTTCGCGTAGCCGTTTTTGTAAATACGTCGTCGTAATGTGCGCCCTCGCCGCCATCGACATCGCGTTgtcgtattattaaaaacgtcGCGTTTACTTTCGTCGTGTGTGCGCCactcgccgccgccgacgtCCACGGCACATCGCCGTTTGTACTCACGTCGTGTGTGTGCCATCGCCGCCACCGACGTTCACGGCTCGTGTCGCGTTTACTTTCGTCGTGTGTGCGCCactcgccgccgccgacgtCCACGGCACATCGCCGTTTGTACTCACGTCGTGTGTGCGCCactcgccgccgccgacgtCCACGGCACATCGCCGTTTGTACTCACGTCGTGTGTGCGCCATCGCCGTCACCGACGTCCACGGCCCGTCGCCACTTGTACTCACGTCGTGTGTGCGCCATCGCCGTCACCGACGTTCACGGCCCGTCGCCACTTGTACTCACGTCGCGTGTGCGCCATTCGTCGCCACCGACGTTCACGGCCCGTCGCCACTGTACTCGCGTCGCACAGTGgtcgaaaaattaaaaaaggtggccaaaaataaataactgaaactatgatatttatatatatacaattatcattgaaatacatttttattgatataaaatatattacaatttgttttaattattattttttattctgaaaTGTATTCTGGTTCCCCATCACTGCAATAATTTATGTCTAGCAATAAATCTTCGACTTCTGGGagcagttttttaatattatgtttatcaacTTTTCTGAAACTGCTTATAAGAGGATCCGATGATAGTAATAGCCTTTGAAAAATgtcagtattaatattaatcctGGAAGACTTTCGGCTGTAAGACTCTCTATACCTCTTAATGTCTTTATTGCGTGATTCTTGAGCCTCCTCACTCAAAATTCCAATTGGCAAAAcaaacgattttattattgatgagCCATGTATTAATATCTTGTGTACACTTGGTGGCATGTAATaccaactatataaattagtatacaaCTTTGCCGTTTCCCAACAATACACTTCGAACTtatcaatattgatattttcaccAGACgataaacattgtaaaataacataaaagtgATAAATAAGATCTTCAGAAACCCCAGTAATTTCTGcagaaattttataatttttaaagaatcttCTAGCCGTATTACCATCATTTGAGGATCCAAAACCTTGTTTTGGCATATCTACCAACAAACCTAATCTTGAACGAAATTCGTTttggattttcaattttttttgcttCAATAGTATATCTTTTCCGTCTTTTTTACTagcctataaaataatagaatcatAAAACGTTAGACATATAAATTActgcaaaaatgtatttgatttatagtTGAGATACCTACTTTCCATACTTTAAAGTCCATACGATAACTTATGTGTAGTAAGCATTCAAAAAATCTGATATAAGCGTGTAATGTGGATAACccgtaactaaaaaataattatatattttattttattttatttaaaatactatttaattaatttatattaccggTATGCACTTTGATCATCAATTTTTGTTCGCATTAAAGCTAAATCATTCATTTGAGATATTTTAGCGCCACATACATAACATGCCATTGATGAAGATTCAGTTATAGCATTGCATACCTATAATagcaaaattaacaatataaaccgtttaaaatgtaattcataatcttatattgtgtacatacTTTTCCATCAATCATAGTCAAttgcaaaatgaaattaatggtACCAAATTCACATTCAAATTTAGCAAGGCTATTGATTTGATCTGAAATGTATTTCTCTTCGTTTTTAGAAATATCAACGCTTTCTTTTACATATTGCAATCGTATAGGTCTACAATATCTTGTTGATGAACAGGCTGGATTCTGCCACACAACTTCATTAGTAATGTTGTCAACAACTCGTAAAGGCACTAGTGAAGTTACGAATATGGTGTCGTCTTGTGATGCCCCAacagttaattgtttatacattgtaaatcCTGATGTACCGTCAAAGCCCCATTTGCAATGAAGTGtgcttatattttgtagtggCTTTGGGAGGCTTTGAAGAATTCTTTTAGAAGTATGATTTAAAAGAGATTGCAATTGTACCTAAaagcattaaataatattgtaacgtacctacctaatttgaaaattaaaattaaacttcaatattttatatttttaagcaaaaattATGTTGCTAACCTCACATTTCTGTTCTTCGATTGTAATTTGTTTAGGATACGCATTTACCTTCTCAACAAGAAGCTGATCATATGAAGGATATAAATCATGGTTATGTTCTTTAGCGTTTTTACGGAGCATATTGTATTGGAATTTCGATAACGAACATGCAATAATTAAAGACAGAGCTACTTCCGGACTCATCATAGACGgctttaatgcatttttattttccttccATACATCACGAATCTTTTTTCCTCTTGTTGGAGTAGAGTTTGATGCTTCTTTTACCAATTTTGCTGTATCTTCATTTCCTATTTTCCTAAACGCATATGAAGTTGTCTCACTAAGTTCACTTAAACTTGATGAGTTGTATAGAAGTTGACATTTTCGTCGTTTTGAACGCGCACTACTTTCGTCGAATGTTTTAGTTGGACGACCACGGCCTACAGATTCAGAACTATTTATATCTGTTAAATTACTGTCTCTGTATACAGACAccggaaaattaataataaaacaaagccACTCCCgattttctttttgaaatctTTCATTTTTTCGATTACTACTGttccattttataaaatatctataattatatacaatttacctATCATTAGCACttctataaaatagaataaatatataaatatataaaaataaaaaaaacacataaatacctattaaaaaatgaagtagCCAAACATCTCGTAATCTcttcaataacattttgtacGTCATTATCATctttgttgatttttaaagcatttaaaacataattcaaggcaatattttttttctcctgGATAGTATGTGTAGTACTATTTGTGAGTATACATTCATGAAGATTTCCacgtgtaattttatttaataaagccatgattaaaaataaatatattatttcactataaagaaagataatatcaaaaatggtATACACGCAATTTCAATCaccggttaaaaaaaatagcgcAAATATGCGCagctaaattttatttagtattgttCACTGGACTTTTCCCAACGAactgatataattttcatcgTGTAACACGATGAATAAACATACTAAATATCTACGTTTTTAATGacatataagtttaatttagatttatcaataatattttataaaatatatggtacGCACctttatctttaattatatatatacatatatatctcATAATGTACTCATatatcacattttataaataccgaCGATAATTACTCAATTTAATACCATATTTAACAGAGAACttatcttaattatatttcgaCTATTCACAATACATCGatgttttatcaacattttagt comes from the Aphis gossypii isolate Hap1 unplaced genomic scaffold, ASM2018417v2 Contig01020, whole genome shotgun sequence genome and includes:
- the LOC114131830 gene encoding uncharacterized protein LOC114131830, coding for MYKQLTVGASQDDTIFVTSLVPLRVVDNITNEVVWQNPACSSTRYCRPIRLQYVKESVDISKNEEKYISDQINSLAKFECEFGTINFILQLTMIDGKVCNAITESSSMACYVCGAKISQMNDLALMRTKIDDQSAYRYGLSTLHAYIRFFECLLHISYRMDFKVWKASKKDGKDILLKQKKLKIQNEFRSRLGLLVDMPKQGFGSSNDGNTARRFFKNYKISAEITGVSEDLIYHFYVILQCLSSGENINIDKFEVYCWETAKLYTNLYSWYYMPPSVHKILIHGSSIIKSFVLPIGILSEEAQESRNKDIKRYRESYSRKSSRININTDIFQRLLLSSDPLISSFRKVDKHNIKKLLPEVEDLLLDINYCSDGEPEYISE